From the Simplicispira suum genome, the window GCCGCGTCTGGCCGGCGCGGTGGGCATCACCGGTCGCTCGTCGGTGCTGGAGCGGGTGTACAAGTTTCCGGCGGGCGAGCAGATCAGCATCTTCCAGTCGGCGCCGCTGCCTGCTGGCGGCGCCAACGCTGTCGCGGCCTACAGCCCCTTGTGGCGACTGGTGTTGGTGCGTTGGCAGGTTCCGGCCGCCGGGCGCGAGCTGAAATCCGAGGAAGAGCTGCTGGCGGCGCAAGAGCGCGGCGAGGTGATGCTGGAGCAGACCGCAATTGTTGCCAACTGCCCGATCACGCGAACCGTGGATGGCAGCGCGCTGCGCGGCGTGCGCTGAAGCCCAGGGCTGACAACTGCGCGAACCTTGGCCGAGGGTTCGCCAGCGTGTGAACAGGCGTTTGCAAGCAGCAGCGAGCGACTGCAAGCCGGCCCGCACATCGCCGTGCCGCCTTACAGGGCCGACCAGCGCGCAATCAGGCCATAGAGATGCATCAGCCCGATCACCAGGCAAATGCCCGACGACACCCGCCAGAAGGTTTGGGCGTTCTCGGGGAACGCCGGCTTGAGCAGCGGGAACGACGCCGCCCGGGCCAGGTACACGGCGGAAATGGTGATAAGCGCCGGCTTGGTGAACGGCAGTCTGGCAATGACGCCAGCGCCCGAGAAGGCGTAGGCAGCCCAGACGAACAGAACGCCAGCGATCGCAAGCGTGACGACAGTCGCTTGGACTTTGCCCGCCTCTGCCGCGCGCGCCATCTTTTCGCCGGCGCCCATGAACCGGTAAGCCGGTACCCCCACAAAGACGCACGCGAGGTGCGCCAGCGCGGCGGCCGCGCTGAGCGCGCCGCCTATGACAAGCGCCTGGGTTCCAGAGATGGATGATTCAAGAGGCACAAGCACCCTTGCAAGGCGCATCGGATGAGTGACGGCGATAGTCCGTGACAAGGCCACCCGTCATCTCGACATGGCAGCAGTCCAGCAACTTTGCTTTGAGCATGAACCTTGCTCGACTTGCTCGGCTCTTGATTGCGGACAACGACACACCCTGCTCGTCAGCCACGGTCTGCATGCTATTTCCGTCAAATTCAGTGGCAAGCAAGGTGTCGCGATAGATTGCGGGGAGCTGCCGGGCAAGCGGCCTGAGACACATCGCAAGCTCCTGATGCAGAAGCGCATCATCGGCATATTGCGTATCTGGCAGATTCTCATCCAGCTCCATCGCGTCAGGCCGTGCCGAGCGGTAGTGGTCAACCAACGTGGTTCGGGCGGCGGCATAGAGCCATCCCGTTAGATTATTGGGGGCTCGATTGGCGCTGATCGCAGCCGATGCCTTGACGAAGACGTCTTGAATGAGGTCTTCAACCAGGTTTGGATCGCTCACGCGCCTGCGCAAGTAG encodes:
- a CDS encoding DUF7482 domain-containing protein, whose protein sequence is MKTSITAAAVLAAALLAGCASPGFDAGRTETVLPLKRAWVDGRTVEYVTTDISDAAMAKAAGANYAPRLAGAVGITGRSSVLERVYKFPAGEQISIFQSAPLPAGGANAVAAYSPLWRLVLVRWQVPAAGRELKSEEELLAAQERGEVMLEQTAIVANCPITRTVDGSALRGVR
- a CDS encoding sigma-70 family RNA polymerase sigma factor; its protein translation is MAEVETLLAAPTTSEDLGAAFAALRGSLRNYLRRRVSDPNLVEDLIQDVFVKASAAISANRAPNNLTGWLYAAARTTLVDHYRSARPDAMELDENLPDTQYADDALLHQELAMCLRPLARQLPAIYRDTLLATEFDGNSMQTVADEQGVSLSAIKSRASRARFMLKAKLLDCCHVEMTGGLVTDYRRHSSDAPCKGACAS